From Brassica rapa cultivar Chiifu-401-42 chromosome A06, CAAS_Brap_v3.01, whole genome shotgun sequence:
TGGTTGGATATATATTCTGAAACAAAAGTAAGCTTACAACTCTTTTGAGATATATGAATGAGcgtatttttttttgctcacaATTTGTGATGCTAAGTTTTGCATATTTTTACggtttaacaaaaatttaagtATCAGTTTgtttaaataactaagaaaattTGGGTCTGTAAACTCTTGTATTCTTTCTAAAAcgaagttcatatgatatactatataaatattttttaattaaaaatagattCATTCTAGagtaaattagctcaatatacaaAAAGAAGTGAGATACCATAGAGTTGAGGGAAAATGGTGATGATGGGGGGGAAAAAATTGGGGGAAAATAaggtatggagtgcaaatagggtatatgttgtgtgtagggagtacaaattctcttcATTCTAACCGAATTTGAACATTGCTTCTTTGAGTTTACATATTAGTTTGATTATAAGCATAtagtataaaaatgaaaatctgAAACCATGCATTTAAAAGTTGAAAAAACTCTTAATGTTTCTTGAATTCTTGGTCTTTTATATCTATTTTCAACATATGTTCTTTTGTGGGTGATTCAGGGATTTGCAGAAAGCAACATGTAATTTTACTACTTTGATCCAAAGAGCATTTGGACCTGTCTACAAAGCTCAAATGTCCACAGGTTTACTTTCAAAGTTCTCGCCACTGATTCCAAACAGGGAAAAAACGAGTTTCGGACAGAGATAAGAACATAAATCTATGAAAATCTACTTTATGATTATGTGTGACATTCACATCTAACTAATAAGAAACTGTCTCTCTTATATGGTAAGTACGGTTCCCAACCTGTTCTTTTCTGTTTAATACATCTTCTGTAACATTCTTTTTGTGCTTAGtcgttacaaaaaaaaatacaattattctTGTCTTTCGTGTGGTTCTATGTTAAGATTCTTCAGAAGGCTATATAAGTGTCTATGTCTTAAGTCATGCAATTAATGGCTGCTTTTACTTTCCCGAAACCTCTCCTAGACAAGAAATCAAGATGAAATGATACAAACAATTTTCAACTACCATTAAATTTGTACCATAAAAAAAGTACCAAAACCAAGAAGACAAATCACAAAAATTTATGCTATGCTATAAATGTCAATCATCCAAATGAAGTAAACCTTAAATCATTAATTGTATCAAAACTATATACGTTTTCAaatgtttaacaatttttttataaatattagcCCGCAGCGTAGCGCGGGTATTTACCTAGTTTATATCAATGTTTACTAGAACTGATATAACATTCTCATTATTTTAGGTTCATTTCTGTATCAATAATTACAGATTCAATCATTATATACACGAACTGATTTATTTAAAGAGAAATTTGCTAAGAtagttatttttaagtttttatcacaaaaatagtcatcaataaagaaaatgaccaaaataaattttattaaaaagtgaaaatgtatttttaccatagggttaactaatctaaacttaggATTTAGAATAGGGTTGGTTTTCAGGGATAGActtccaaatttaaaaaaaaaattaaaaattaaaaatttcaaaataaaaaaaaaaactattttgatcatttttaaagctatttttgtgacaaaaacttaaaaattgctatttgagagaattaccCTTATTTAAATCTACGATTCGCAAATGGAAAATTCTCTCaaatacttatttttaaaatttttgtcacaaaataacattcaataaagaaaatgaccaaaactctttttattttaaaatttttaatatttattttttaattttttaatttaaaatcttatccTCGTAACTCCGTCCATTAACTCTAAACTTTAAATCTACTCCATCCATTAACTCTAAACTTTAAATCTAAGTTAGTTAACTTTAcggtataaatatattttttttcttctcctccAAATTATAGTGACAAGAAACTACAATTGAAAATGCTCAGACCGACTCATACAacctatatataatataagagtGATGATGGCagacaaaattttgttatttgtgTTTAGTACTACTGTTCAGACTTCAGATTATGTCCGAACACAAAAATTAAATACCATATCGAACCATACCAAACCAAGATAAAGAGTTCTAATTCTGGTTCCTATAACTTGAACCAAAAAACCCCAACAGAGAGCCATCATCAGGCAGGGGAAGCTAATTTAGCTTTAGCTTTTGGTTTAGCAACAGTTTTCTAGCAGTTGCTACAGAGCTTACCATATGTATAACAGACAGTTCAGGTCGAACTTTAGCTCATAAGGAATTCTGCGGTTGAGATGACCATAGGTTTTATTCATGTCTGCGGTTTTTGGGACCCAACCTGACGCCTTTGAGATCTTTTTGatacaaagaaaataaataccAAACACAAAAAACCTGTGAATCATCAATACGCATCAAAACAATATCTTGATTTCTATCAAATGGACTATATGAAtaacagaaaagaaaagagagagggGATTTTAATCGTTGTGGGTTCTATTCCTTTATAATGATAGAGCTCAGTTTTTACTTCTTCTACCAATAAACCACACAGATAATCAAAGGACAATCTACCTCTTTCGTTCTGCAAACGGCTCAAAATGTTTTTGATATAAACAGTCTTTTTGGGGGCTAATCCTCCACATCTTATAGCATTCTCGATTGATCTTGGCTCAGCAGCGATAACCTACAGggtatgcaaaaaaaaaaaacgaagctTTTTCATAATGGCAAACAATCAATAAAAAGAACATATGGAGTAATTGTAAGCTCATCAACTACAAAGCTCAAGGAGGAAAAGAATTTATGTGAGTAAATCTTGACATTATATAACAATCCAGTGACACAAATCTTTTCTATTTAACAATatcaaaattctttttttcaaaacatttcaacaaatttCAAGTTAAAGTAAGCTCAGAGATTCCCCCAACTTTTGCAAGCAAATAGTTTGACACTGTTTTTTTGCCTTTATGCAAACACTAAGAACGAAGTGTAGCATTCGTTAGCTGAAACCCATTACCATATCAACTTCACAAACCCTAGGCCTTTACACTTCCCAAATCTTTCAAAAAACTAATGAAACCTAGTTGTTTGCTAGAGTAAACACGGCGAGCTGGCATATTCCCATTCAGGTTTGAATATAATGGTTTTTTGTCGATTGATTCTCTCCTACCCAAAAATTGAAACATTTACCTTCCAAGACACATTATGAATTATCAATTACACATAAAGACACATTGGGTCAAGAGAGCACTTTTTTATGCTCATTTGTCTGAATTGCCCTTCAACTAGAGAGAAGGTGTCGGTAACATTTGTCAAAATTCTTTTCAATATTCTCTATAATTAATTCCATTCAACTTTCACCTTTTGATTTCATATTTCTTAATTCCCTAAACTCAATCTTGCCTCAATCTATCGTCATCTTCATCTCTCATCTTTCGTATCCTTataaagcttcttcttcttcacaaaatttgtagatttttttataattctaaatcACTAATTTCTGTTTGTCGCTTTATCtttcactactttatgttttaaATCTGGAAATCATGGAAACCTCAGATTGAGGCTAAGGAAAATCTATTATGAAATCTCAGATTGGGAAATTCCAGATCTTCACCGAATATATCCAAGGTTTGCTTTTAACTGAACTATGAGAAtttcatatacatatttttttcccTCTTTCATACTTGTTTCTAATTGATATACAAGAAGAtaagaaatagataaaaatttgattttcttCTTAAGCATACATCGAAGCCTATGTCTCTCCTGCAACATTTGATTCACATGTCGCCCATGCTTTTCATGTCCAACAATTTCCTTGTCCACAAATGGGCTATCCATAAAGCTGTCGTCCATGAATTTCATGTCCACCAAGCTCGTATCCATCCATATCCTCCCCATCGTTCTCTTACCCACCAATCTCATATCTGCATCTCTCTTGTATATCAATTTTTGGATATGACTTAACTATGTGTGTGAGGTAACTATTATCTAAACGGTGGTATATTTTGAGTTAAGTGTGACTTCTCTCTGTTTGTAAGCAAATAAGGGTTTGGAAAATAGTCTCTTGTTGTTGCATCTGTTGCTAATGTTGTTCAGACATGAACTATGGAGTTCACTTCCAAGGTATTACTTTTATTACTCTGTTCTTTCATGTGCTTGATTGGTCTATGTTGTATCCATTAACTATTGAAACCAATGTTACATTTGAAGTTAAGTTGGTAGCTTCCATGTTTGGTATCTAATTGGCACTATACAAAAGTCTGGGACAGTTCACAATATTCAATATGCTGCTCAACTCCACAGATCTGTCTCCCACAATCTTCCTGTCCACGCCTTTGTCGAAGGCATCCACGTACACACATCCCCTGTCCACAACTCGTCTATCTCCAACTTCGCAGTCCACACCTCTCTTGTCCACACACACACCTAGACTAGGAAAAACTTCATCAATATATGTTTTGTTGTATCAAGAACTACTTCATCAGTGTTAAATTGTTTTGAGCATGTTGTCCTAAATGattatttgttgtttttctcttttaaagGAACTAATCAGTGTGTCTTTCTTTTCAATGTTATTGTTTTAAATGGTTAGTTGTTTTAGTAGATCATGGTCATTATCTATACGAACCAACATACACTTCCACATACACACCATCCATAACTAGCACCATCCATAACTCATTCTTTCAAATTGCACATACACTTCCACATACGCACCATCCATAACTAACACCGTCCATCACTCATTCTTTCGAATTGCACCGTCACAATACATTCTTTCAAATTGCAGTGTCCACAATATATTGTCCACGATAGTGTGTCcacttaaatttattatatatgaaagaaaagtttgatCATCTtttatgaaaatgatgaacTTATAATCCACTAAAACCATCCACAAGACTTCGTCCATGAAATCTAGTCTACGAAACTCTTGTAAGATTAAAAACCTCGTCCACGAAAATTTGTCCATGAAGCCTCGTCCACACGTCACATATCTTCCATCCACGACTGCACCATCCAACATAAAACCCATTAGCTGTATCCAATATACCTTTACATTTATTACAACTGAACTGTAATATAGTTACAAAGAAAGAAACAAGACTTCTAAAAAGCTAACACTATCTTTACAATAACCAAGGGTAGTTCTGGACAATAAAGGACAGCTGGCGAGATAAAGTGGAAGGAATGTGTGCCAAATTCACATTGTGTCTTCCACCgagaaacaaacacacaatgTGTCTTCTTGTGTAACTGTCTCCCAAAAATTTTGGTGGAAGATGGGTCGGTTTACTCTGAATAGTGAATATTATGTCTCTAATTTAGTCCGGTTCTGTAGAATATCCCACGGACAGTGGTGTGCTTTTTGGGCTTCTATATTGTTGCATTTTTTTGTAGTTATGATCAGAAAGAAGTCAGACAAAAGGAAAGACACATTTCTACGATTTTATGAACAATTACAAAAGCATACCAAAAGAGTATTAATGCACAATAACGATCAGATTAGGTAACAAATAAAGCACAAATGTAACTACTTAAAAATGTAACtagttaatttaaaaaatcaatgcGAGAATTGATATTTATCCAGCAATATAGATTGAGTTAACAATTCAAGATTGTTCAGCACCAAATTCGTATATGGTTTTCCACTGTTTGCAACAAGTATTTATCCTTTAGACAAGTTCAGTCTTCAGCTATTGTGGTAACATAtgtgaaaaagaagaagaaaagaatgtATGGTTGTGCAGGCATGATGAATGCCAAATTGGTGACTGGAGCACATGACATCAGGCAAATAATGTATGCAGATTATTCCAACTTGAAACGTTGACAATACAACTATTTGACTAACGACTAGTTCCACGTTTGAATCCGTGTGTATATTAATAAGAATAAAACTACCAATAATTGAGACGACTTTTGTTTTAGTCCTCCACGACTAGGCCTTGCATATGAAACACGAGCAAACGAACGCACATTTTTTACCTTTgttgtcgttttttttttgagcaacctTTGTTGTCGTTTTCATTGTAAAAAAACCAatcaaaatattacaaattcaCTCCCAAAATAATTGTCACCTCTCTTTGTTCAAGAGTATACATcgtaaaacgaaaaaaaaatgtaaagagTGAGAAAAAACCTTGGAAAAGAATATTTGTACcaataaaaaacattaaaaagggTTTGAATTACGTTAAAATTGAGAAGAATAAGCGAAACCTTCTTTTTGTCCTCCTTGAAACTGAGAACGACTTAGCCCACTCGCTTCCAACATCCGGTTCCACTCACGCGCCTCCGCACCTTCTCCAAACTCCCTCTCTCCGCCTCTGATTGCCTGCAGAATCTTCCCCGCCTTCTCCTTCAACCGCTCGCTTCCACCCTCACTCTCCACAATATCCGTCATAATCGCCTCCGCTCCAGCCTCACTCGCCAATCCCCTAAACCTCATGTTTCCAACACTTAGCGTCAACAAAGCCCCCACGCAATTCTCACGCGCCGCCTCTGAGTCAGCTCCACCTTCTCGAAGCTTCCCAACAAGTATAGCCACTGCATTTCCATCAAGCATCGCTCCTTTCCCCTCCGAACAAGCCGCGAGGTTACACAGCAATAAAAGAATCCTGCTCGCCGATTCGCCGGACCTCAACATCGACAGCATAATCGGCACTGCCCCAGCTCGGACCAGCCTGGTTCGGTTGTTCGGTATCAACGACAAGTGGTAAAGAGCAAGAGCTGCGTCTTGACGCGCTCTTTCGCTCTCTGATGATCTCAAAGCGTGAAGCAGCGGCTCCACCGCGCCTAGAACTCCGATCACCATCTTGTTCTCCTCCTCAACCGCTAAACTGAACAAAGCGCCGATGACATGCTCTTGCGCCTCCGTTGATCCCGACTTCAGAACATCGATCAATAGAGGAACGAATCCAGACCGTACGATCTTCAACTTGTTGGGCTTCTCTAGCGAGAGGTTGACCAGCGACGCGGCGGCGTTGGTCTGAACGATGTTGTAACGTGACACGATCAGTGACCGGAGCAAGGAGAGGAGCCGTTCAGTGCAGAGCGAAATCCTCGAGCTTTCGCTGGATCTCGTCGTCTTCCTGAGAAGAATTAGACCTTGCTCATGGTCAACAGTGTTTGCGCTTCTCAGTTTGTTGTAaatctcctcctcttcttctgacATCGGAGGGAAAGATGAGTAATCGGAGGTAGAGAATGAGCTTTGGATCGGGTTTGGATTCTCAGCTCCGGCGAAAACTTCTGATGACGATGAATAAGTCACTGGTCGGTGATGGTGAAGAGGAAGGGAGGTAGACGACGATATCGAGTTTCTTGACCGAGCTCGAATCGCTCCCATGACGGAGTCGTAATCCGACGGCGAATTCTCAGCCACGGGAGGCAAAATCTCCGAT
This genomic window contains:
- the LOC103873200 gene encoding U-box domain-containing protein 39, producing MGENGRHRWFSFHHHRSASATSMPQNNPGETPTEFLCPITGFLMSDPVVVASGQTFERISVQVCRNLGFAPKLHDGSQPDLSTVIPNLAMKSTILSWCNRKKVEHPRPPDYAYVEGVVRARMDKEPGTGNRVARSEILPPVAENSPSDYDSVMGAIRARSRNSISSSTSLPLHHHRPVTYSSSSEVFAGAENPNPIQSSFSTSDYSSFPPMSEEEEEIYNKLRSANTVDHEQGLILLRKTTRSSESSRISLCTERLLSLLRSLIVSRYNIVQTNAAASLVNLSLEKPNKLKIVRSGFVPLLIDVLKSGSTEAQEHVIGALFSLAVEEENKMVIGVLGAVEPLLHALRSSESERARQDAALALYHLSLIPNNRTRLVRAGAVPIMLSMLRSGESASRILLLLCNLAACSEGKGAMLDGNAVAILVGKLREGGADSEAARENCVGALLTLSVGNMRFRGLASEAGAEAIMTDIVESEGGSERLKEKAGKILQAIRGGEREFGEGAEAREWNRMLEASGLSRSQFQGGQKEGFAYSSQF